Within Halorubrum lacusprofundi ATCC 49239, the genomic segment CACGCGTTTACGCGGCCTACGACGATGGGCTCCGGATCGTCGACCCCGAGACGGGGACGGTCTCACACCGGCTGGCGGACCGCGCGGTCGAGTGTCTCTCGGTCGTTTCGGGTGGCACCGAGTCCGGTGGGACGGGCGGCGACGGCGAGTGTATCGACGGCGACGGGAGTGGGGGAGACGGGAGTGGGGGAGACGAGAGCAGGGGAGACGAGAGCAGGGGAGACGGGTCCAAGAGAGACCGGTCCGCCGGGGCCCGCGTGCTCGCCGGGACGTTCGACGCGGGGCTGTTCCGCTCGACCGACGGCGGAGGGTCCTTCGAGCGCGTCGCCACCGAGAGCCTCGGTCCGGGCGGGTCCGGATCCGAGGCGGTCACCGCGGTCGCGACGAGCCCGCACGACCCCGAGGTCGTCTGGATCGGAACGGAACCCTCGCGGGTGTATCGGTCGACGGACGGCGGCGAGACCGTCGAGCGAATCGGGGGGCTGACCGAGGTCCCCTCCGCGTCCGAGTGGTCGTTCCCGCCTCGACCCGACACCCACCACGTCCGGTGGATCGAGCCGTGTCCGGCCGACCCGGAGCGGTGGTTCGTGGGCGTGGAGGCCGGGGCGCTGGTCGTGACGCCGGACGGCGGGGAAACGTGGGTCGACCGACCCGAGGGCTCACGTCGGGACAACCACGCGCTCGCGACCCACCCGGACGCGCCGAATCTGGTGTACGCGGCCGCGGGCGACGGATTCGCGGAGAGCGGCGACCGCGGCGACTCGTGGCGGGTCGTCGACCGCGGGCTCGATCACGGGTACGTCTGGGGGCTCGCGGTCGACCCCGGCGACCCGGAGACGGCGCTCGTGAGCGCGGCCTCGGGAGCGGGTGCGGCGCACAGCCGCGGCGAGGCGTACCTCTACCGACGATCTGTGGGTGGAGACAGTCGGAGAGACGATCGGGGGGATGATCGGGAAAATGGCCGAGGAGATGATCGGGGAGACGGAGGGAATGGCCGGAGCGCCGCGTCCGACTCGGGCCCCCGCTTCGAACGCCTCGACGACCGGGGGATCCCGACCGGCGAGGGAACGTACCGGGCGGTCCTCGCGAGCGGGCGGGCGGACGGGACGATGTGGGCGGTGCACAACGAGGGGCTCTACCGGACCCGCGACGCCGGCGAGTCGTTCGAGCGGGTTCCCGCGGACCTGCCCGCCTCGCCCGCGCGGGCGCTCGCGATCGAGTAGAACACGAAGAACACGAAGAACACGAAAACGAAAACGAATCGGCGGATCGAATCGGAACGAACCGGAGCGGTCCGGCTCCGGGACTACTCGCGGACGGCGCCGACGACGAGGTAGACGATCGGGGTGTCGAGGACGGCGATCGCGAGTTTGAGGAGGTACTGGCCGAGGCCGAGCGCGAGGAGGACGCTCGCCGGGAGCGGGTCCCCGGAGCCGAGCACGAGGGGGGCGGCGTAGAACGCGACGCCGACGAAGATCGCGGTGTCGATGGCCTGACTGCTGGCGGTCGACGCGATGTTGCGCAGCCACAGCATGCCGCGGCCGGTGCGGTCGCGGATCGCGTGGAAGACGACCACGTCCCAGTTCTGGCTCACGACGTACGCGAGCAGGCTCCCGGCGACGACGTTGGCCGCGGGGCCGAGCGCGGTGTCGAAGGCGGCCGCGATCTCGGGGTCGATCCCGGGCGCGGCGAGGGTGGACCAGACGAGCGCGAGCACGAGGAAGTTCGCGAGGAAGGCGACGTTGACGACCACCTGCGTGGCGCGGCGGCCGTACAGCTCGGCGTAGCAGTCGGACGCGAGGAACGTGAGCGCGTACGCGAGCGCGGCGCCCGGCAGCGTGATCTCGGGGCCGACCACTGGGAGCGCGAACGGGAGCGGGAGGGCGATCACCTTCGCGGCGGTGAGCTGTGCGGTGGCGAGCGCGACGACGAACAGGGTGATCAGCCCGACCGCGGCCACCGCGGAGCGGTCGAGCGGGTCGGCCGCGAACGGCCCCTCGCCGCCGGCGGCCCGAGCCGTCCCCTCACTCATCGTCGCCTCCGGCGGGGTCGTCGCGGTCGGTGGCGTCGGCGGCGCCCTCGGCCGCCTCGTCGGCGAGTCGGTCGTGGCGCGCGTCGATCTCGTCGAGCACGTCGAGGGTCTTGCGGATCGACGCGCGGACGGCGTCGCTGCGGTTCACGAACTTTCCGTCGTCGCCGACGTGGCCGTCGAGGTCGTCGAGCAGTTCGCCCGGGATCTCGACGCTGATCTTTGGCATACCGCTCCGTCTCCGGCGCGGACGTATGAGTGTTAGTATCCGAGTATTCGTCAGGGAGTATTGCAGTCACCCCCGATCCGACCGGACCCGACACGCGGGCCGCGTTCGCGGCGTGTGCCTCTGCGGGTCTCGGTGTCGATCGCGGGCGGGCGACCGGGGGAGTCGCCGTCGACGCCCGGAACGCGCAGCAAATTCGCGCGGTTCCGGCGTCGAAAGGGAGCGTGTGGCGCGGCCGGACGCGACCCCCTACCCGAGGCGGTGGCGCGTCCGGGCGCACCCGGGAGTATCTACGTCCCCGACCGCCCTAAATACCCGGCGGCTGGGCGGTGTCGACGCACAGGGAGGTTCCCAGTCCCCACTGCGCGCAAGCATCGCCGACGCGGATTCGCGGCGATCCGGCATTTGTTCGGGGTCGATCGCGGTCACAGCCCGTTCGATCGCGAGCCTTTATACCACGATCCGCTGTCCGGTAATCCCGGCTTAAACAGAGATCGTCCGCCTCAGGCCTTCTCGCGTGGTTGTTACGGGTTAACACACGATGAATACCCCACAAAGCATTTATATTGACCGCTGTATGTTTCGCTTGCAACCCCTACCCAAATGACTGCAGTACTAAGTACCGAGAACCGAGTCCGGTCGCAATTTGATGATGATGTTGGCGGCGACGAAGATCGGGCGTGGATCGAAGGTGACGGGAAAGCTGCTGTGGTCGATGCGAAACACAACACACAATGACAAACGACAATAATACACGTAAGAAGGCCAGTGCGGTCTTCTTCGCGGCGATCATGGTCGTCTCCATGGTCGCAATTGGTTTCGCTGCTGCTCCGGCAGCAGCCGACCTTGATGGTACAAACAGTACCATCGACTCTGCGGCCGCCGAACCCGTGACGGCTGGGTTCGACTCGTCAGAGCAGGACGTACAGGTAAAGGTTACAATTAGCGACAATGCCAGCGACAACGTGACTGTCGACCTCTCTGAGGCGGCAGACGTGGAAGCTGTTCCGTCGCTACAGGACGTAACCATCTCCCCCAGTACGACTGGTAATGTTAACCTCCTCGGCTCGGAGTTTGACGAGAGCACGAACGTTCTCGAGTTCCAAGTCAAAGGTACCACCGCAGGAGACGACGTCGCAACAGTCACTGCCTCCTTCGAGCACGACCTCAGCAATGTTGAAGGTCCCGCCGGTACTACAAACCGGCTGAGCTACAGCGTTGGTGCAGGCACTGAAACGGATTCCACGATTGCTAACTTCGAGGTTTACTCCGCTGAGGATGTCAGCCTTGACGCACCGCTCACCGAAGACAATGTGAACTCCGCGGATTTCACAGTCTCGCACCCGGCTAACACTCCGGTCGCCGGTGATGAAGTTTCACTCTTCATCACTGGAAACGATAATTCGACTGTTGTCGATCCCACTTCGGCTACCACAGACGCAGACCCCACAACCTTCACGGGTGTCAATCTGGACAGTCAGGGAATCGCTTCCGGTGCTGGCGACGAGATCCAGTTCCATGCTGTGTTGGCGGCTGACGCCGACAACGGTACGAGCGGATTCGAGGCCAGCTTAAATAACGTTCAGGCTGATGGTACCGCCACTGTCGATGATTCTGATGCGGATATCATCACCGATAGTGATTGGGACGGTTCGCAGCTCTGGGAAGGTCAGACAGTTACTGTTGACCTTAGTGGCAGCAATGTTGCTCCCGGTGACGAGGTCACCGTGCGAGAGGTCACTAACCGCAATGGTAACGGGTACGCGACCAACACGCGACTAGCCCGCTCCCTCACCGTTAGCGGTGATCGGACGATCTCCATCGAAACGGATCGTCTCCGTGGTGAAGCCGAATACGTCCTTCGGACGTCTAACGGGCTCCTAGCAGCCGGAACGGCCGGCGCTGGTACTGACGGAGAGTTCAGGATGGTTCTTGGTGTATCCGACATCGCTGAGGCGCAAGTTCTCACGCAGGACCTCTCGGCAGAGTTTGCTGAGGATGAAGCGAACAACGACGAGAAGATCGACGTCGACGTTGCATCGCTGCGTAGCGAATTCGACGTTGAAGTGAGCGGCGACCTTGACGACAGCGAGCTCTCCGAAGAAGAACTCGAGAACATCTTCGACGACGAGAGCGCAACCGGCCTCGACGACGGCGACGATGACACGGTGCTCATCGAGGACGTCCAGGACGGCGAAGCCTTCGTTGCGAACTTCACTGATGTTGACGGCGGCAACTACTCCTTCGACTTCGACGTCGAGGACACTACGGCCTCCGACACCGACTCGATCGAAGTGACCGAGCTCGGCGAGGGTGAACTCACCCTTGGTGGCGAGAGCATCGTCACCGAACAGCAGGGTGACGTCGCGAACATCACCGTCACCTTTGACGGTACCGCTGAAACTGGTACGCTCCTCGTCGGCGACGAAGACGATGTTGGCTACCAGGGTAACATCACGATTGACTCGAACGGCGAAGACGAAGTGAACGTCCTGTTCAACAGCTACGCCGCGGGTAGCTCCGGTAACGGGACGGTCTTTGAGCTCGCGAACCCGGACGACACGGACGCTGAGCTCGACAACTTCCAGCAGAACCAGATTTCCGACGTCCTCTCCGATGGCGACTACACGCTCTCGGTGAGTACGTCGAGCGACTACGACGATACGCTGGACGATCCCGACACGATCGGGACGCTCGTGCTCGAACAGCGCGCGACGACGAACCAGCAGATCTGGACGACCTCTGAAGGCACCGTCACTGACATCGTCGACGCAGCAGATGCCGACGATGAGGACGGGCTCGAAGAGCTGAACTCCCAGATTGAGGGTGACAACGTGACCCAGGCGAGCACGATCGCCGAGGGCGACTACGTCATCCACCAGATCGAGGCGTCCGGCCTGTCCGGCCTCCTCGCGCAGTACGACGACGACCCGACCACCGCGCTTAACGATGCAGTGACCGACACCGGCGCGGGTATCGGCACTGCAGTGACCGACACCGGCGCGGGTATCGGCACCAACGACGGTGCGCTCAGCCTGCGTGTCCGTCAGACTCAGGCCTCGACGACCGCCAACCAGGATCCCGCTGAACTGCAGAGCAACATCCTGGGTAACATGACGGTCTTCGCAGACGAGGAGACGAACAACTACTACGTCGTCTACGACCTCGACGACACGTCGGCTGAGGATGGCGAAGCGTTCGACGCACGCTTCCGCGTGCAGGACGATCGCCTCCTCAACCCGTCTGACTCGGACCGTGACGCTCTCTCGACGAACGAGCTCACCAACGAGTACTACCAGAGCGTGACCGCTTCCTTCGACGTGGCAGAGCGTGAATTCGAGTTCGACCAGGACCCTTACAACGTGACGAACGCTGAGGGTCAGGCCGTCTCGGGCACCTCGAACGTTGCGCCCGGTACTGAAGTGAACGTCCGCCTCCGCTCGGCGTCTGGTACGAGTCCCTCGTTCATCGAGACGAGCGAGGGCGTGCGTGTCAACGCTGACGGCACGTGGATGACTGAATTCGACTTCAGTGACACCTCGGTCGGTGACGAGTACACGTTCACGGTCCGGCAGACGGGCCTTGACGAGAACCCGTCCGTCGACGGTACGGTCATCGAAGCAGTCGATGACGGTACCGACGATGGTGACGACGGCAACGTGACCGACGGTGACGACGGTGACGACGGTAACGTTACCGACGGTGACGATGGTGACGACGGCAACGTCACTGACGGTGACGACGGCACCGACGATGGTGACGACGGAACCGACGACGGTGACGACGGCTCCGACGATGGATCCGACGGCTCCGACGGCGGTGACGACGGCGGCGACTCCGAAGACGGCACGCCCGGCTTCGGTGCGCTCGTCGCTCTCGTCGCCCTCATCGCGGCTGCGCTCCTCGCGACGCGGCGTAACGAGTAACGCACCTGCGACGCTTCACACTCGCTAACCACCGGCCCTCACGGGCCGACTCCTTGCGGTTTTTCTTTATGACGCTCCGCCTCGACCGGTGAGCGACGGCGCCGCGCAGCGCCGCCCGCACGACGCGGTGTCGGGCTCGGGATCGAGACCCGACTCGCGACGCTCGCCGCGATCACGGACTCGACGACGACGACGACACGATCGAGTCGATCTCGCGAGCACTTCGGCGTCGACGACGTCGCCGACACCCGACCCTGACCGATCGCCGAGTGCCACCATTCCCCACGCGACCGCCGTTGCGAAGCGGTTAAGGGCGAACCGCGGGAAATACGGGTAACTCGCTGGTGCGGACACAGCGGGCACTCGCCGCCGGAGCCGGCTTCGACGCCGCGATGGCCGTCGACGCCGCGCCCCGGGACGAGACGACATGTGGCCGCTTCGCGGCTGAATCGCAACCGTCCGCGGACAACATATGGCACGAAGTTTCTACTCGCACATCAAGGAGGCGTGGCGGTCCCCCAAGGAGGGGAAACTCGCAGAGCTACAGTGGCAGCGCAAACAGGAGTGGCGCGACGAGGGCGCCATCGAGCGCATCGAGCGCCCCACCCGCCTGGACAAGGCCCGCGAGCTGGGCTACAAGGCGAAGCAGGGCGTCGTCGTCGCCCGCGTGAGCGTCCGCAAGGGCGGCTCGCGCAAGCAGCGACACAAGGCCGGCCGCCGCTCGAAGCGGCAGGGTGTCAACCGGCTCTCGCGCCGCAAGTCGATCCAGCGCATCTCGGAGGAGCGCGCCTCGCGCAAGTACCGGAACCTCCGCGTGCTCAACTCCTACTGGGTCGGTGAGGACGGCTCCCAGAAGTGGCACGAAGTGATCCTGGTGGACCCGAACCACCCCGCGATCGAGAACGACGGCGATCTCGGCTGGATCGCCTCGGACGACCACAAGGGGCGCGCGTTCCGCGGGCTCACCTCCGCCGGCACCAAGGGTCGCGGCCAGCGCACGCGCGGCACGGGTACGGAGAAGACCCGCCCGAGCGTCACCGGCAACGACCGGCAGGGCAAGTAAGCCCGCTGCGGTTCCGACCGACTTCTCTTCGTGTATCAGTCGCGTAGTGGCGACGTCGATGTCGTCGAAGCGATCCCCGGCTGTGGTGAGCGAGTGACGAGCGCTGCGGCTGTCGTGATCGACAACCCCGCGGTGGACTTCTCCAAAGTCCCAGTCGCTCGCTTATAAGTGGCTTCCAGCGGATCGACGGTGAAGGTCTCCAAAGCCCCAGCCGGCGAGGACGGCGCACGCTCGCTGCGGTCCTCAGTCACTCGCTCTGCTCGTTCCCTGCGGTCCTTACGTCGCCTGCGCCGTCCTCGCCGGCTGCCCCTTTGAGTCCCACCCCACCCCGCACAGCACCGCTCCGCACCTCACACCTCCCCAGCCTCGTCGGCCACCCTCCGCGTTGCTCCGGGTGGCCGACTCCCTCGCACCGGCGACGCCACCGCCTCGTTCTTTATAAGTGATCGTCGCTGTTCTTGTACTGACCGCTGCTGGAACAACTGACCCGACTGCTACGGGCTTCAACAGCGCCAAAAAAACGAAACCGGAGAACGCGAGCGTGCGTGTTCGATTGCGGTGCGCGGTCGGAACGAGGCGTCTCGAGAGTGTAATTGACATCCTCCCCGCGCTAAAGCGCGAGGATTCCTCCGTTGAGGGTTCGGCTACCGACCCACGGAGGCAACTTGCGGGTTCGTGCGCACTTCTTTGGGACTTTCGTGAGGGTATAGTTTCCCCGACCAGTCGTGGTCGTCCCACTCGAATCGCACGGGCCGTGCCATCGGCCTGATTTCGCAATTGCTGTTTTCCCGAAGGAACGTCTCTGACGCCGTGAGGTCGGCGTGCCCCTCGAAGCCACATGGACACGTCAGCGTATCCTCGTGGCGAACCGTCTTCTCGTGGTCGCCACACTCGGGACACGTCTGACTCGTCCACGCTTCCGACTCGGTTTCGAGGCTGATGCCGTACTCCTCACAGACGCACGCGAGACGGTGGATGAACTTCTTGAACGCCCAGAAGTTGTGCGTCTTCTCGTTCACCCTGACCGACCAATGCGCTTCCAGCACGTCTGTCAGGTCGCCCACGTACACCGTCGCCACGCCCTCATCGTACAGCCGTTCAACGAGGTCGCGCACCAGCGCGTTCTGTGCATGGTCACGACGCTTCGTCCGCTGTCGGTACAGCCGTCGAATCCGATTCGAGGAGTAGCGACCCTCTCGGAGTTTCGACTGTAGGCGGGGCGATTTCGTCTGTCGTCTCGCGGAACCGTCCGAACAACTCACGACCGTCGTAGAGGTACTGGTTCCCAGTAGTCGTGGAACACGCGACGAGATTGTTCGCTCCAACGTCGAGGGCGGCTTCTTCCGAAGCCAGTGGTGAATCCAGTCGAGAATCAGGTACGGTGACTGGTTGAAAAGCCCTGAACGTGTCGCTAACCTCGTCGTACTCAAGTTCCAGACGACCCTGTTTGCCGTCCCACTTCGGGTTGCCTCGGACTTCGAGGCGGAGTCGTTCGTGGTAGCCGAGTCCGTATTCGTCTTTCAGTTCTTGCCCGACAGGGATTTCGAGACGGCTACGTTTCCCCCACTCAATCGTGTACTGGTTGCATCGGATGTAGGTACGGAGTTCGCGTCCGTCCTCCTCGTTGCCCCAGTACGACGGTGGGTTGGCGTACTCGCCTTTCTCCTTGAGGGCGAAGAACGACCGCCACGCTTCGCTGTTCTTGCGCGTGACCTGTTGAACAGTCGCGCTTCCGACGACGCCGTTGTAGCGTCCTCGGTACTCGGGAGTGTCCCACACGTCGCCGTCACCGAAGTAGTTCTGACGACGTTCGTAGGTCAGTTCGTTCCACAGAGAAGCGGATGCATCGAGTAGCCGTAGGAGGCACTCTTTGTCGTTCTCGGTCTGTGGCACGACCTCAAAAGTGTTGGCACGCTTCATTCGTCGTCACCCTCCTGTTCAGCGATGTACTGTTCGACAGCGCCCTTCGAGGCGCTTCCCGCTGTTCCGACGTAGTACGAACGAGTCCACTTCACGCGGTCGTCGTACCGCTGGTTGTACTTG encodes:
- a CDS encoding 50S ribosomal protein L15e gives rise to the protein MARSFYSHIKEAWRSPKEGKLAELQWQRKQEWRDEGAIERIERPTRLDKARELGYKAKQGVVVARVSVRKGGSRKQRHKAGRRSKRQGVNRLSRRKSIQRISEERASRKYRNLRVLNSYWVGEDGSQKWHEVILVDPNHPAIENDGDLGWIASDDHKGRAFRGLTSAGTKGRGQRTRGTGTEKTRPSVTGNDRQGK
- a CDS encoding ribbon-helix-helix domain-containing protein, with product MPKISVEIPGELLDDLDGHVGDDGKFVNRSDAVRASIRKTLDVLDEIDARHDRLADEAAEGAADATDRDDPAGGDDE
- a CDS encoding queuosine precursor transporter, which produces MSEGTARAAGGEGPFAADPLDRSAVAAVGLITLFVVALATAQLTAAKVIALPLPFALPVVGPEITLPGAALAYALTFLASDCYAELYGRRATQVVVNVAFLANFLVLALVWSTLAAPGIDPEIAAAFDTALGPAANVVAGSLLAYVVSQNWDVVVFHAIRDRTGRGMLWLRNIASTASSQAIDTAIFVGVAFYAAPLVLGSGDPLPASVLLALGLGQYLLKLAIAVLDTPIVYLVVGAVRE
- a CDS encoding BGTF surface domain-containing protein, which translates into the protein MVLGVSDIAEAQVLTQDLSAEFAEDEANNDEKIDVDVASLRSEFDVEVSGDLDDSELSEEELENIFDDESATGLDDGDDDTVLIEDVQDGEAFVANFTDVDGGNYSFDFDVEDTTASDTDSIEVTELGEGELTLGGESIVTEQQGDVANITVTFDGTAETGTLLVGDEDDVGYQGNITIDSNGEDEVNVLFNSYAAGSSGNGTVFELANPDDTDAELDNFQQNQISDVLSDGDYTLSVSTSSDYDDTLDDPDTIGTLVLEQRATTNQQIWTTSEGTVTDIVDAADADDEDGLEELNSQIEGDNVTQASTIAEGDYVIHQIEASGLSGLLAQYDDDPTTALNDAVTDTGAGIGTAVTDTGAGIGTNDGALSLRVRQTQASTTANQDPAELQSNILGNMTVFADEETNNYYVVYDLDDTSAEDGEAFDARFRVQDDRLLNPSDSDRDALSTNELTNEYYQSVTASFDVAEREFEFDQDPYNVTNAEGQAVSGTSNVAPGTEVNVRLRSASGTSPSFIETSEGVRVNADGTWMTEFDFSDTSVGDEYTFTVRQTGLDENPSVDGTVIEAVDDGTDDGDDGNVTDGDDGDDGNVTDGDDGDDGNVTDGDDGTDDGDDGTDDGDDGSDDGSDGSDGGDDGGDSEDGTPGFGALVALVALIAAALLATRRNE